A region of the Oncorhynchus nerka isolate Pitt River linkage group LG26, Oner_Uvic_2.0, whole genome shotgun sequence genome:
AAATGACCCATACCTAGAAGGGTTGTCATCATTTTgttggaagcaaaacattttgaATTTAAAAACTAGGGGTGTAATATCCCATCTAGATTTGGCTCGTTTTGTTGCTGAATTGTGCCTGGAAAGAGAAATTGGTGTTGAACCCACATTTGAAAAGTGTAGAGCAATTGGTAGATACATAATTTTGCCCCAGACTCCAAGGAGAATATAACCCATGGAAAATACAGATTATGAGATTACAGAGGCAAAGAGAATCAGTGTGTCTCAACTCATGTTGTTCAGTAAGAAAATGAGAGTAAatgaggcagggaggcagggatgaAACAACTCCTGTTGGCCAGCAACTAATTTGATTTATAGCATACAAAACCAGTTTATTGGAACCATGGAACAAGGGAACAGTCTGAATGAGTTCTCAAATGTTCCAGGAAGAATCCATCCTCGATGCCTGTTGAATTCCTTTGCTTGTCTCAAGTCACCTGTATGGAATGTAATTGATATTGAACCAGTTAGTCAGCAACACAGATAAAATAACTGGCACACAACCAACAGAGACAAATTGGAAACATGAAAAGAGACACAGGAAAAGCCATTTGGCTTATTCATGAAAATCATACTTAAGATGTTTGGCTAGTGACACATCTACCTCTGTATACCTCATTACCAGGAGAGTCCCTGTTGAGCAGGTTCCCAGACACTTCATAGTTATGAGGCTGACCACCCTGGTGTCATAATTCAAGAGAGCTTGGCAcattctccacccccctccttcCTGAGACTTGACCTATATTCATTCATTAACCCCCCATATCCTTATCCGCCCTTACCTTAAAATCCAGTGCCCTCTCGCCTCTTTTTCTTGGCGGGGAACCTTTGTCTTCATTCACCGCCAGGAACTTGTTGTCCAAATAGAATATGAATCTTTACGGTTATTACACTTACAGTAAATTCTCCAATTCATGATCATTTATATGTAAACATAGTGGGCTGTTTCTTAATATGGTTGTTTTGGAATCTTTGTTCCTGACCTAGAATTCTAAAATGGAATGAGGGGAACCCTACACCCACTGCATCTGGGGGATTCACTGTTCTGGCTCTTAAAATACATTTGCCTGAAAGACTATTTAAGAGCAGCCATGAAATAAGTcaaaaatggctgtttttaaaGCTTACAAATTCAATTTCCAATCATTCCATGTGTTCGAATGATGTAATTTCTGGTAGTGTTACTGTTTCTGAGTTTACATGGTAATCATGTGCTCTCGACTTGGTTGCCAGACACACAGTTGTGATTACAAAGGTGGAGGAACAATGTCACAAATAGCAAATGTGTAATGTCTTACTCAGAAAAAGATAGTAACTCAGAAACTACTATATTTGCCTCATGTTTATTACACCATGCAAGTCAACGTCCACATGCAGGGCTAAACGTGTCCAcatgcttcccagccgaaacagttGAAGAGTGTGTGCATACATTGTGTAAGGGTACGGAatcgttttcatgcacattttcccattgagaaatactgcaccaaacacctcAGTTATATGTCAAATTGTGCGACTAACATCTCCTCTGCAAAAACGTAAAAATTAATGACAGCTTTCTTGATTTAGtcattctgactattttgaggaagtgtatactgactacggcgtctcaaaatggacaaagtaCTATTGTCGCTTTTTTTTCTAGTTTTCCAAGCGAAGGTATTTTAAGTTAAGGGAGTATGCAAGTACACTCGTTTGGTTCGGCAAGgcgccagccgaactgaagcatgctgacaccTTAAGGGGTCATGGACCATCGACAGAGAAGCTCAATAGAAGGGCCATGAGGTCAGACAGTGGTTACTAGGGTCTAGTGGTTGCCAGGTGTAACAATTCAGTCAAAGCCAGACATACAGAACATAGATGAAAGCAGAAGGATGTGAGAAGGAGCTTATTATTAATTATTCCTCAAAATTCTTTGATCACCAGCCATGCCAAAAACTAAAATGGACTTAATTAACAATGACATAAAGAAGATATTATTCCTTCAATCTGAATGCATAGTGGTCGACAGCAGTCCACGAGGATTAAGAGTTTTGCCTTTTCTTTCTTTGTCTCCTCAGCCTTTCATCTTGCAACCtactggagaaggagagaggtagcgCCCCTCCCAAGAGACTGACAAGCCGAGATAGACTGAGTGACCTACATCCTGCAACACGCCTGGAGCAGTACagcacttctctgtctgctcagCACAGCGCTCTCGCAAAAATATTGAAAAACAAAACAGAGAAAAGAAGGTTAGAGAATTGCTCAGTGAAGCTTGTCACATTCTCCACTCTAGGaactctttttttttcttctctacaAGGCAGCTTTGACCCACTTTTCTGTGAGAAAGCTGAAGAGACTTGCCTAGAGAAAGGCTGAACATACATTGGATAAATGAGGGGAATTAACGCAGAGTTCCACCGCTTCTTGATCTTCTTGGCCAGTTTAGACACTTGAACTATAAGCTCATTCATTCAGTGAGATATAGCTGAATCCCACTGTTCCTTATCACCCCATTCCTTGAGTTTCCTTTCCAGTGGTTGTAGCAATATTCCAAACTGTCCTCCACTGAGCAACAATGGAATGCCTGAATTCACAACTCCAATCAGCAAGCTCAGAAAATAACCTGGACAGCCTAGAAACATACTCTAACTACGAAGAGTCTCTCCCATCGCCTCAAGGAACCCCCTCTCGTCAGGGGCGTCTCGTCAAGCCCAGCATGAGTTGCAGACGCAAGCGTGAGTTCATCTCTGATGAAAAGAAGGATGCATCCTACTGGGAGAAGCGCCGTAAGAACAACGAGGCGGCCAAACGCTCCAGGGAGAAGCGACGACTGAACGACATGGTGTTGGAAAACCGCGTCATGGTGCTGAATGACGAGAACTGCCGCCTGAAGACGGAGCTGCTGCAGCTGAAGCTGCGCTTTGGCCTTATCAGCACTGCCTCCTACATGGAGAAGAGCCAGCAGCTCACTAGTGGAGGCAACAATGGAGGCAACGGAAGATCCTCCACATCCAATTACTACTCCAGCGGCTACTCCAGCAGCTCCCAGGTGATGATGAACTCTGACTCCTCGGAGACTGAGCAGTCAGGCAGCGGGGGGGGACATAGTCAACTGGTGACGTACTCCCCCCATGGGTCCCTTTCAGACATGTCAGACGGGTCCTCCCGGGACAGCCCAGAGCCTGCGGTCTACGGGATCAAGCAGGAGGAAAGCAGCCTGGATATGGACATTGAAAGCAGCATGTTGAAAGTCCACCATAGCCTGTCCTCCACACATCACCAGGAGGTGATGGAGTCGGTCTACCACAGCCAACAGCACCACTCCTACCACCACCAGGAGAGCATCACAAGCCAGACCAGTCAGGTCCCTCCACCCACCCAACAGAGGAGTGTCATCCTCTACCGCTCCAGTAGTGCCTCCTACCCTGGGGAGAGCCAAAGGCAGCAGGACATAGATCAACAGACAGCCCAACAGCAGAGTTCTCAGGCCAGCCATCTGGCCCAGGCTCGAGAGAGCCACACAGAAAGCTCAGAGAGACTGGCAGAGGTGACCAAGCAGATGGAGAGAAAGACACTAGACTCCCCTCCGTACCACTACTCAGAGTGCCACAGCGAGGCAGGAGAGGGGCAGGTGTACAGAGCTCTGCAACAGGAGCAAAAGACCCAGACGGGGCTCGCTCCAGACATCCTCCAAAAACAGGAGGCCGTCACGTCTCACCTGTACCACAACCAGGCTAGTCACTGCTATCTTAGCACCCAGGACGAGGAGCCCCCCATACTCACCTATGAGGGCGGGGCCAGGAGTGAGGGGTACTACCAAGAACACTCAACCTCAGGCAAAGACACCTCCTCTAGTGACAATGACCCCCGCAGCTCTGACAAGGATGCCTCCACGGACGACGAGTCCccgtcttcttcctcctctgacgCCGGGAGTTACCTCCAGCACCTGTCTGTCTCACACCAGCCAGGGTCCCCTCTGCCCTCCCCGCAGGGCTCTTCCCAATGCCAAAGCGGGGACACCCAGGCAGAGGTTAAGGGCACTGCCCTGCCTCACAAACTGCGTCTCAAACACAAAGCCATGAGCTCCCAGCAGGactctcccaccacccctcctccttcctctatcCTACCCCTGCCCCAGCACCCTTACCTGGCCCTCACGCAGCAGCAGATCGgcaaagagagtgagagtgagagtgagagccaGCCCCCCACCGGATTCTATAAGCAGCCGTCCTCAGCTGAGTCAAGGAAGGAGAGTGGGGAAAAGGAGTCGTCAAGCGGACGCCATAACAACAGACGAGACTAAGTGCCTATAGAACACTTGAGGGCAACACAAATTTGTTGAGGTTCCTTACATTGTGAGGTGTCTCTGATGCTGCCTTAGATCAAAATACGCTCTTTCCCTTTCCCCTCCTCAATCTCAATCCACTATCGTTCCTTTACCCCCATCTACACCTCCCTCACCTTCATGTCCTGGGACTAAAAAGCTGTACTGAAGCCCAAACAGGGCTGGACTTCTGAGGGAAAAGTATTCTAtgtgtatatattgtatatacacTTTTCAGTTCTTGCATCTTCTCCATAATTACAGAAGGACTTTTGTTTATAAATGAGAGGAGGGATGAAACTCTTTCATATCATTTTTCGTCAAACCACAGTTGGTCATTTCAAATGAGAATATAAGTTGACCATTATTTGAACTATACTGTCAGCTTTCATAGCCCCTCCTATGGTGCACATCTGGCTTTAGACAAACATAGCAGCAACATTCTGGGAACATTCCCTTGACCAAAGATGCAACAAAATGAGAAATTCCATCCCTCTTCCCTAACCCTACCAATCCATATTTCCCTTCCCATCTCCATGATCTCAcacagcccatccattatcttgTTCAAGCACTCGGTTTGTATATTACTGTAAATATACCAAtaatttataaatatatatttttgaagaaaacaaacaaaaatgtcacAACAATGCGACAAACTGTTGAGGCAAGAAAGGACTTGGACGTTATCATCCTGTTTTTGTCAGAATTACTGTACAGTCACATTGTGTCTACTGTTGCAAACTCCACTTAAGTTAAAAGGCCTTTAATGTCATCACTTTAACTCTGTTTGCAGAAACATGGCTGATAGCTTTTGAAATGCAGCTTACCTGTTATTGCAGTAGATCTTGAAGATCTTAGACAGCATTCAATCAAAGTCAATCTGAGACAGAACTAGGCTGCTGGCCTAAAGTTGAGCATCATCAACAGTCTAGACTTCCCATCTCTTAGCCCAATGTATTTATTCCTATGCCCACATCTGCAGAAAAGCCAATAGGAACATAGACTAAAATATGAATGTGTATAAACTTTAAGGTATAAAAGCTCAAGTTAAAACCATAAAG
Encoded here:
- the LOC115110449 gene encoding filaggrin-like, which translates into the protein MECLNSQLQSASSENNLDSLETYSNYEESLPSPQGTPSRQGRLVKPSMSCRRKREFISDEKKDASYWEKRRKNNEAAKRSREKRRLNDMVLENRVMVLNDENCRLKTELLQLKLRFGLISTASYMEKSQQLTSGGNNGGNGRSSTSNYYSSGYSSSSQVMMNSDSSETEQSGSGGGHSQLVTYSPHGSLSDMSDGSSRDSPEPAVYGIKQEESSLDMDIESSMLKVHHSLSSTHHQEVMESVYHSQQHHSYHHQESITSQTSQVPPPTQQRSVILYRSSSASYPGESQRQQDIDQQTAQQQSSQASHLAQARESHTESSERLAEVTKQMERKTLDSPPYHYSECHSEAGEGQVYRALQQEQKTQTGLAPDILQKQEAVTSHLYHNQASHCYLSTQDEEPPILTYEGGARSEGYYQEHSTSGKDTSSSDNDPRSSDKDASTDDESPSSSSSDAGSYLQHLSVSHQPGSPLPSPQGSSQCQSGDTQAEVKGTALPHKLRLKHKAMSSQQDSPTTPPPSSILPLPQHPYLALTQQQIGKESESESESQPPTGFYKQPSSAESRKESGEKESSSGRHNNRRD